DNA from Phycisphaerae bacterium:
ACTTGCGCGAGAGCCACTCGCCATAGGGCCCCGGCCACATGTCATAGCCCGCCTTGGTCGAGATCAGCAGCTCGTGGCGCGGCATCTCCTTGATGATCTTTCCGCAGACGATCTCCGCGTTGCCGTTGGGCTCGCCGTAGTTGTTGGCGAAGTCGAGATGCGTGATTCCGAGATCAAAGGCCCGGAAGATGCACTTCTTCGAGACTTCGTCGGAGACATAGCCGCCGTAGGTTTGCCAGGCTCCCAGTGACACAGCGGGGAACTTCACGCCCCAGCGTCCGCAGCGGTTGTAGATCATCGAGTCGTAGCGGTTTTCATTGAACGCGGTCACGGTGAACCTCCGTTGTTACGGCAGTCTGCCCCGTCGCCCTTCGCCGGGCTCAGGGCCCGAGTCGGTCGAGGGCTTGCGTTCCGGGTTGCGAGCAGGATTGTCCGTTCCAAGCGGGATACCTGTCAACCCGGCGGCTCGCAGATTTCAGCACCCCGAGCGAGAGCGAGTGGACGCAGGTCGTGGAAACGCCGCGAGGCCTGTCCCCTCGCCGACCAACTTTGTACTCGATAAACCGGACTTTGCTGGCATAAGCCATCCATGACAACAGATATGAGCACACGAAGCGGTTTCTCACAACCGGCCCTGCAAGGGCCGGCCCGTCCGCCTGCTTTCGGCGGGTAAGCCCCGTCGAACGGAGCTGAACGTGAAGGGCCCCGTCTGCAATGCGACCCGCTCGATACGGAAAACTGTGATGCCCGACGCTCCGAAAGCACGTCGAGGCTGTCGTACAGACGCCCGCGGCCATATACTGATCGTGCGGAATTCGGCGGCGGCGGAACGACCACGGCCATGCGTGCCGTGCGACCACAGTGAAGATGCCGCCCGACGAGCGAGCGATGTTTCAGGAGACGCAAACGTGCCGATGATTCGTTTTGACGACAACCCGCTGATCACTCCGGCCGACGTGAAGCCCTCGCGGCCCGATTTTGAGGTGGTGTGCGTGTTCAATGCGGGGGTGATTCGTCTCGGGGGAGAGATTCTGCTGTTGTTACGCGTGGCGGAGCGACCCCGGCCGCAGCCCGGCGAGT
Protein-coding regions in this window:
- a CDS encoding glycosidase, with product MPMIRFDDNPLITPADVKPSRPDFEVVCVFNAGVIRLGGEILLLLRVAERPRPQPGE